In the Pantanalinema sp. genome, TGCGCCAGAACTTGTTTCCGGGGCCTGCGTAATAAGCCTGGCGTCGGGCGGACTCCGTGCCGGCTGCCGTTCCACAAAACACGAGGTCAAGCCCAGGGTGCAGAAGGTCAGTCAGCACGGTTACCCCCTTGCCTCGGTCAGCTCTCGTGGCTTCCGGCCCCGCCGCGCCTTGGGCACGACCGCCTCGGCCCTTTCGCCCCGGATGCGATCAAGCAGAGCTGACGCGGGCTCGTCGTTGGGATCCTGGGGAACCAACTCGCCACGGAAGGCCTTGGCGAGGATGGACTGGGTTAGGGTTTCTAACCCATCAAGAGTTATTCCGACCGTTTCCCTTACTTGGCCTCGGGACATCAGGGCTCTCTCAACCACGGCGACGATGTGGCGCTGCTCTTCGAGAGGTGGTACTGGTATCGTGAGCGCCCTCAACTTTGAGCCGTTGATGTTGGCTTGTCCCACCTGTTGGTTAATGTTTTCGCCCACCCAGGCGCGGCCGAACGGAGAGTTGATGTACATCGAGACAATCTGGGGGAGGCATCCCCGGACCCGGACCCTAATCAGGTAAGAAGCGAACGAAACAGGTCCGTCAGCGCCTTCGAATACGGCAGTCTTTCCAACTAGCTCAGGGCTGTTTGTCCGGTTGAACAAGATGTCCCCGGCCTCTAGGAATAGCTCAGGAAACTCATCGTGGTCTGCTGGGAGGTACTTCAGTCCTTCCATCAACAAGGTGCCGTCCACGATATTGCCCATCCTCAGGACTGGGATGCCGGACGGATCCTCGTAGGTCTTGGCTGACGATCCGTACTGGGTGAGCACCGCAAGTTCGTCTACAGTGGCCCAACACCACCCCTCGGGCAGCGACGGTAGACCGTCAGACTCGGGGGCAAGGGGATCTTCGTACTTCGCTCTTGATGGGTCCTTCCCCTTCGTCCGTAGGTTCTTCTCCCACTTCCGATACCGCTCCTGGCGAATCCGATCCAGAAGGACCGACGCGGGCTCGACATCCGGGTTCTTCGCCCTCCACTCCGCCGTGAGGTCGCCCCGGAAGGCTGCGGCCAGCACCGATTGCCTGAAGCGGTCCAGAAGGGCGGGGATGGCATCCAGGGCTTCTCGGGCGCGGTGACTTCGGGCGGTCAGCTCCGTGATTTTGGTGACGATGTGGCGCTGCTCGTTGA is a window encoding:
- a CDS encoding restriction endonuclease subunit S is translated as MTDLATKLPTGWAEASLGELTTKLVDGSHNPPKEADFGFPMLSARNIDEGQIQFTKYRFISEQSFKVEHARTQVSPGDVLLTIVGTIGRTAIVPHSIQPFTLQRSVAVLAPQGVIPEFLKFQLDSPIIQTQLEAEAKGTAQKGIYLKALAGIKLRVAPLNEQRHIVTKITELTARSHRAREALDAIPALLDRFRQSVLAAAFRGDLTAEWRAKNPDVEPASVLLDRIRQERYRKWEKNLRTKGKDPSRAKYEDPLAPESDGLPSLPEGWCWATVDELAVLTQYGSSAKTYEDPSGIPVLRMGNIVDGTLLMEGLKYLPADHDEFPELFLEAGDILFNRTNSPELVGKTAVFEGADGPVSFASYLIRVRVRGCLPQIVSMYINSPFGRAWVGENINQQVGQANINGSKLRALTIPVPPLEEQRHIVAVVERALMSRGQVRETVGITLDGLETLTQSILAKAFRGELVPQDPNDEPASALLDRIRGERAEAVVPKARRGRKPRELTEARG